Within Burkholderia cepacia GG4, the genomic segment GTCTGGACCGGCCGCAACCCGACGCGCTATGTAATCGTGTTTGCGCACGGGCCCGTGATCGGCTTCGAATTCCACAATTGCGAGCACGTGTGGAACGACAGCACGCTCGACGTCGAGCTGCGCGGTGCAACCTGCTGGAATTACTTCAGCTCGGGCCCGGAATCGGCGCGCAAGGCGAGGCAATGGGCACGCGAAGTCGCCGATCTGCTGCGCCGGCACACGCCGTCGGAGATGCGCATCGCGGTCGACCGGCTCGATCCCGAAGGCGTCTACGCGCTGCAAGAAGAAGGCGTGCGCGTCGCCGACGGACAGGCGCTGATGGAACACGCGCGCGCCGTGAAATCCCCGGACGAACTCGAGCTGATCAAGGCCGCCGTCGCGGTCTGCGAGCAGGGCATCCAGCGCATGCACAACGTGCTCACCCCGGGTATGAGCGAACAGGATCTGTGGGCTCACCTGCATTACGAGAATATCCGCCTCGGCGGGGAATGGATCGAGACGCGGCTGCTCGCGTCGGGGCCGCACACCAATCCGTGGATGCAGGAATGCAGCGCACGGACCATGAAGCAAGGCGAACTGATCGCGTTCGATACCGATCTCGTCGGTCCGTTCGGCTATTGCGCCGATATTTCCCGAACCTGGACGGTCGGCCACGTTCGTCCGACCGACGATCAGCGCCGGCTCTATGCCGCCGCCTTTACGCAATTGACGACTAACATGGATCTGCTGCGCCCGGGCATGACGTTCCGGGAATTCGCCGAACGCAGCTGGAACATGCCGGCCGCGTATCAAAAGAACCGCTACAGTTGCCTTGCGCACGGCATCGGCATGGTCGACGAGTATCCGTCGGTTGCGTATTACTTCGATTGGGTAAGCAGCGGATACGACGGCCGATTCGAAAGCGGGATGACGTTGTGCGTCGAAAGCTACATCGGTGCGGAAGGCGGCGAGCAAGGCGTCAAGCTCGAGCAGCAGATTCTTCTGACCGACACCGGCTGCGTTCCGCTGTCGACGTTCCCGTTCGAAACCGACTGGCTGTAGACGCTCCGGCAACGCGACTGCGGCCTGCATCGGTAGGCGGCGGTCGGCGCAGCTGCGCAGCGGCGCGGCGGCTCGGTCGATCCGGGCATGCACGATCACGCACCGGCATGGACCGCCACGCCGCCCGCCCCGTCACGCGCGGGTCATTTTGGCTGCGCGTAAAACTTCCCCGCATGCGCCCAATCGGTTGCAGGAATCTCGACGAACATCACGTCGATCGATTCGACCGGGCACTTCAGCATGTCGGACGTCAGTCTCGTCACTTCCTCGACGTACTTCGTCTTCTGCTCGTGCGAGCGGCCGGGCAACAGTTCAACGCGAATGACAGGCATGCTCACGCTCCTTGATATCAGATTGAAACGACGGAATGATCAACCGCGTTACGCCCGACCCTGGACACGGGCTAGCACCCGATCGAGCGCCTTGCCGTAGTGATCGTAGGCGCCATGAGACGACAGCTCCGCGTGCAACTGTTCATTCAGGCCGCCCGGCGTCATCAGATACGCGATCATCTCCGCAAACGAGCGATCGGTCTGAGTCGTGTCGTGGGCGAGCCCCACGCAATACCCGGACAGGAAAGCACGGGCCGCATCGTAGGGCAGCCCTTGATCGGTCAGCCACGCAGCCTGGTGTTCGAGCACTGCATAGAAGCTGGCCATCGTCGCCGTGACGGTATGCAACGCGTCGAACTGATGTTCGTCTGCCACCTCGATGGCTCCGCCGATCGCATCGAACAACGCCCTCGCTGTATCGTCGGCAGGGTAGATCGCCGTGCACCCATTGCCGTCCGCGACCGCCGGCAACGGTATCGCCCGGGCAAGGCGTTTCGCGGGGTGCACCAGCTTCAGCAACGCTTCAGCCGAAAAGCCGGGCACGAAAGCCAGGACATGATGCCGCGTGTCGAACTTCAGCGCGCGCAACACGTCGACCGTGATCTGCGGCACGACGGCGATGCACACCACGTCCGATGAATCGAGCACGTCCTGATTGCTGGCGCACACGCGAACGCGCGCATCGAGGCCAGCGAGTTCCGCTGCGGTTTCCGCGTTGCGAGGCGACAGCACGATCTGCTCGAACGGCAGACGCGAGTGGACAAGACCGGTCACGATTGCTTTCGTGATGACGCCGGTTCCGACAAATCCAAGCTTCATTGATTTTTACCTGTGCGTGATTGATGTTCGACGAACGCTTTCTGTCGCGCTGCGACGTCGCCTGCCCGGGGATTCGGAAACGGCCGAGCCCGACCCATGTGGTGAGCCGTCAATCGAAGCTGACCGCGCCGCGAATCTGCGGCGCCTCACGGGACACGGCGCGCTGGCGCCCCATCTCCAGCAACGCAACGCTGCCGAGGACGAGCACCACCGCGAAGACTTCCAAAGGCCCCACATGCTCGCCGGCGACCCAGCCGATCAGCAGCGCGACGACCGGCGTGATGTACACCGCGCCGGCCGCCGCAACGGCGCCGAGTTCCTGAAGAATGAAGTAGTACAGGAGAAAGGCACCTGCGGTGCCCAGCAGCCCCAGACCGATCACCAGCCCGGCAAACGCGCGCCAGTCGAGCAGGATTCGGCCGATCCCGCTGAAGTCGGTCGACAGAAGCAGCATCAGGAACGCGAGACCGAGCTGCCATGTCACGACGGTCAGCGGCGCGAGGTTGATCGGCGAAAGAAACCGCCGGACGTAGATGTACGACAGCCCGAACACGACCGACCCAGCCAGCATCCAGGCAACGCCGGTCAGGTCGATGGCGGCGTCGGCCCCGATGCTCGTCCACGGTCGCGCGATGAGCGCGATGCCGACCAGCCCGACCGCCACGCTGCATGCCGTGAGGCGGTTCAAGCGTTCGTGGCGCAGGAACAGGACCGACGCCATCGACGTGAACAGCGGCGGCGATCCTCCCAGTACCCCGGCAATGCTGGACGGCAGCAAGGCGGTGCCCTTGGCCATCGCGAAGTAGGAGAACGCCGTCGCCAACGCGGCCATCACCAGAAAATGATGCAGGTGGCGCAGCTGGTCGAATCGGATCGCGCGCCGCCGCCACGCGAGAACAGCCAGAGGCACGAAGCCGAACAGGATGCGCAGCAGCGATATCTGGCCGGGGCTGATCACCGCGGCAGCCCATTTCATGTAGATGAAATTCGATCCCCAGAATACGCCGAGCAGGACGAAGGCGATATAGGTCCGTATCAAGGTACGCCCCGAGCGGTTGTCAATCATCAGCCATTGCCTGTGAGGGCCGAGAAAGCCGAAAAGGTCGAATGGAGATCATGCAACCGAACGCCATTGCGTCATCGGGATCCTAGCCGTCGATTTCCCGGCGGTCGATGACGCTGCTCACGCTTATTTCGAGCATAAGCACGCCCGATGCTATGCAGAAACCTGGGCCGCCCGACTCGCGGTATTGAAGCCCGATAAGCCCGCTCAATTTCGCAGCGGCACAATTTTTGGCACACTGCGACGCACTTCGGAATCAGCCGCGACTCGTGTGACACTACGGTAGTCTTGAGCATGGCCGGTCGGAATACGGAAATGGCGCCGGTGTCTCAAGTAATCCCGGGAAAGTCCTTGCATTGGACTCTTTCCCGATCACCTCAGGTCGATCGACATCGTCATGGCGCCTCAATTCGAAATCGGCGAAACCCTGGTCGGCGCGCTTTCGCTGCGAGCCATCAAGTCGTTTCTCGCGGCCGCGAAGTGCGGCAGCTTTACGGGGGCCGCCAACGCGCTGAACGTGACCCCAGCAGCCGTCAGCAAGCAGGTGCGGGAACTTGAGGACTACCTCGGGACGCCGCTGTTCGTGCGCTCCGGCAGAACCGTCGCGCTGACGGCCGATGGCGAGATGTTCAAGGATGCTGCCCAGCTTTCGCTGATCAATCTTCACCAGGCCGCCGAACGCCTGCGCAAGAGAATCCCCGCCCGGCAGACCCTGATCGTGTGCTGTTCGCCCGCGTTTTCGGCGCTGTGGCTCCACAGGCGGCTGCCCGAATTCCTGCAGGACGAGCCGGACGTCGAGCTCACCGTGCTGGCCACGCAGAATTTCATCTCGATGGAAGCAGGCGTGCAGCCTGACGTCTACATCGCGAAGCTGGCCAGCTTGCGGGACGGATACGACAGCGAGCACCTGTTCGATGACGAGGTCTATCCGGTCTGCACGCCGCACTATCTGCAGCGCCATGG encodes:
- a CDS encoding M24 family metallopeptidase, producing the protein MSAVNALHAATSMQANDPDPFEDGLMNRVRHYRLERVRKELVARDCPAIILYDPVNIRYATDTSNMQVWTGRNPTRYVIVFAHGPVIGFEFHNCEHVWNDSTLDVELRGATCWNYFSSGPESARKARQWAREVADLLRRHTPSEMRIAVDRLDPEGVYALQEEGVRVADGQALMEHARAVKSPDELELIKAAVAVCEQGIQRMHNVLTPGMSEQDLWAHLHYENIRLGGEWIETRLLASGPHTNPWMQECSARTMKQGELIAFDTDLVGPFGYCADISRTWTVGHVRPTDDQRRLYAAAFTQLTTNMDLLRPGMTFREFAERSWNMPAAYQKNRYSCLAHGIGMVDEYPSVAYYFDWVSSGYDGRFESGMTLCVESYIGAEGGEQGVKLEQQILLTDTGCVPLSTFPFETDWL
- a CDS encoding 4-oxalocrotonate tautomerase yields the protein MPVIRVELLPGRSHEQKTKYVEEVTRLTSDMLKCPVESIDVMFVEIPATDWAHAGKFYAQPK
- a CDS encoding pyrroline-5-carboxylate reductase — translated: MKLGFVGTGVITKAIVTGLVHSRLPFEQIVLSPRNAETAAELAGLDARVRVCASNQDVLDSSDVVCIAVVPQITVDVLRALKFDTRHHVLAFVPGFSAEALLKLVHPAKRLARAIPLPAVADGNGCTAIYPADDTARALFDAIGGAIEVADEHQFDALHTVTATMASFYAVLEHQAAWLTDQGLPYDAARAFLSGYCVGLAHDTTQTDRSFAEMIAYLMTPGGLNEQLHAELSSHGAYDHYGKALDRVLARVQGRA
- a CDS encoding DMT family transporter codes for the protein MIDNRSGRTLIRTYIAFVLLGVFWGSNFIYMKWAAAVISPGQISLLRILFGFVPLAVLAWRRRAIRFDQLRHLHHFLVMAALATAFSYFAMAKGTALLPSSIAGVLGGSPPLFTSMASVLFLRHERLNRLTACSVAVGLVGIALIARPWTSIGADAAIDLTGVAWMLAGSVVFGLSYIYVRRFLSPINLAPLTVVTWQLGLAFLMLLLSTDFSGIGRILLDWRAFAGLVIGLGLLGTAGAFLLYYFILQELGAVAAAGAVYITPVVALLIGWVAGEHVGPLEVFAVVLVLGSVALLEMGRQRAVSREAPQIRGAVSFD
- a CDS encoding LysR family transcriptional regulator, producing MAPQFEIGETLVGALSLRAIKSFLAAAKCGSFTGAANALNVTPAAVSKQVRELEDYLGTPLFVRSGRTVALTADGEMFKDAAQLSLINLHQAAERLRKRIPARQTLIVCCSPAFSALWLHRRLPEFLQDEPDVELTVLATQNFISMEAGVQPDVYIAKLASLRDGYDSEHLFDDEVYPVCTPHYLQRHGAINAPAGLLDMSLLDLSAYGRSQISEHIDWKVWLALHDVDTSWGAEVPRQLFTSNDYPAIVQLALAHQGVALGWHHLVGHLVDSGDLVRPLPHSTIMRNRGHYLSVRKDKADASVCKRFCQWIRQQLAAPSSTKS